The Siniperca chuatsi isolate FFG_IHB_CAS linkage group LG12, ASM2008510v1, whole genome shotgun sequence genome has a segment encoding these proteins:
- the tyw5 gene encoding tRNA wybutosine-synthesizing protein 5 isoform X1 gives MQFLAITKQTHYVVMNMPFFFYSRLSLYHFLFLWGTLTMRHSGSSGAVYFHQLVDFLCKSCQMELQEKVPVPIFTEVDKDVFLRDIYPERRPAVLRGTCLGPCLEKWTAEYLGQKGGDREVKIHVSAVPQMDFLHKNFVYRTLTFSEFVKRASEKTHSDFFLCEDESYYLRSLGEDVRKVYFCTCQIPLPLRNREPADLSKQFPDLAEDFHIPQFFAPDQFFSSVFRISSCGLQLWTHYDVMDNLLAQVTGMKRVVLYSPQDALHLYLSGDKSEVLDIDSPDFKRFPEFVKAKRYECVLKPGDLLFIPALWFHNTLALQFGVGVNVFWRHLPADSYDKKDPYGNKDPVAATRALQALERALHALDELPADYRDFYGRRMIQRIQKRTYCDNLSSTTTQEDSDTTLPSSQFTKPG, from the exons ATGCAGTTTTTAGCAAttaccaaacaaacacattatgtTGTAATGaatatgcctttttttttttacagtcgaCTTTCACTttatcattttttgtttctatGGGGAACACTAACAATGAGACACTCGGGAAGTTCAGGTGCTGTGTACTTTCATCAGCTGGTGGATTTCTTATGCAAATCATGTCAAATGGAGCTCCAGGAAAAAGTCCCGGTGCCGATATTTACAGAAGTAGACAAGGACGTTTTTCTGCGAGACATTTATCCCGAG CGCAGACCAGCCGTGCTGAGAGGCACGTGTCTCGGGCCATGCCTGGAAAAGTGGACAGCTGAATATCTTGGGCAGAAAGGGGGAGACAGGGAAGTGAAGATTCACGTATCGGCTGTGCCACAGATGGACTTCCTTCACAAAAACTTTGTGTACAG GACTCTGACATTCAGTGAATTCGTGAAACGGGCATCTGAAAAAACCCACTCTGACTTCTTCCTGTGTGAG GATGAGAGCTATTATCTTCGATCGCTGGGAGAGGACGTTCGAAAGGTTTATTTTTGTACCTGTCAGATTCCGCTGCCACTAAGAAACAGA gaACCTGCTGATCTGAGCAAACAGTTCCCAGACTTGGCAGAGGATTTTCACATCCCACAGTTCTTTGCACCTGATCAGTTTTTCTCCAGTGTCTTCCGCATCAGCTCCTGCGGCCTGCAGCTGTGGACACACTATGAT GTGATGGATAACCTGCTGGCTCAGGTGACGGGGATGAAGAGAGTGGTTCTCTACAGCCCCCAGGATGCATTGCACCTCTACTTGTCAG GTGATAAATCGGAGGTCCTGGACATCGACTCCCCAGACTTCAAACGGTTTCCTGAGTTTGTGAAGGCAAAGAGATACGAGTGTGTGCTGAAGCCTGGAGATCTCCTTTTTATCCCTG CCCTGTGGTTCCATAACACCCTGGCGCTGCAGTTTGGTGTGGGTGTTAATGTGTTCTGGCGCCATCTACCTGCTGACAGCTACGACAAAAAGGACCCGTACGGTAATAAAGACCCCGTGGCAGCGACTCGGGCCCTTCAGGCGCTGGAGAGGGCTTTACACGCTCTGGATGAACTCCCAGCAGATTATCGGGACTTTTATGGACGCCGTATGATACAGCGCATCCAAAAGCGGACGTACTGTGACAATCTGTCGAGCACAACTACACAGGAGGACTCTGACACTACGTTACCCAGCAGTCAGTTCACCAAACCTGGATGA
- the tyw5 gene encoding tRNA wybutosine-synthesizing protein 5 isoform X2, which yields MQFLAITKQTHYVVMNMPFFFYSRLSLYHFLFLWGTLTMRHSGSSGAVYFHQLVDFLCKSCQMELQEKVPVPIFTEVDKDVFLRDIYPERRPAVLRGTCLGPCLEKWTAEYLGQKGGDREVKIHVSAVPQMDFLHKNFVYRTLTFSEFVKRASEKTHSDFFLCEDESYYLRSLGEDVRKEPADLSKQFPDLAEDFHIPQFFAPDQFFSSVFRISSCGLQLWTHYDVMDNLLAQVTGMKRVVLYSPQDALHLYLSGDKSEVLDIDSPDFKRFPEFVKAKRYECVLKPGDLLFIPALWFHNTLALQFGVGVNVFWRHLPADSYDKKDPYGNKDPVAATRALQALERALHALDELPADYRDFYGRRMIQRIQKRTYCDNLSSTTTQEDSDTTLPSSQFTKPG from the exons ATGCAGTTTTTAGCAAttaccaaacaaacacattatgtTGTAATGaatatgcctttttttttttacagtcgaCTTTCACTttatcattttttgtttctatGGGGAACACTAACAATGAGACACTCGGGAAGTTCAGGTGCTGTGTACTTTCATCAGCTGGTGGATTTCTTATGCAAATCATGTCAAATGGAGCTCCAGGAAAAAGTCCCGGTGCCGATATTTACAGAAGTAGACAAGGACGTTTTTCTGCGAGACATTTATCCCGAG CGCAGACCAGCCGTGCTGAGAGGCACGTGTCTCGGGCCATGCCTGGAAAAGTGGACAGCTGAATATCTTGGGCAGAAAGGGGGAGACAGGGAAGTGAAGATTCACGTATCGGCTGTGCCACAGATGGACTTCCTTCACAAAAACTTTGTGTACAG GACTCTGACATTCAGTGAATTCGTGAAACGGGCATCTGAAAAAACCCACTCTGACTTCTTCCTGTGTGAG GATGAGAGCTATTATCTTCGATCGCTGGGAGAGGACGTTCGAAAG gaACCTGCTGATCTGAGCAAACAGTTCCCAGACTTGGCAGAGGATTTTCACATCCCACAGTTCTTTGCACCTGATCAGTTTTTCTCCAGTGTCTTCCGCATCAGCTCCTGCGGCCTGCAGCTGTGGACACACTATGAT GTGATGGATAACCTGCTGGCTCAGGTGACGGGGATGAAGAGAGTGGTTCTCTACAGCCCCCAGGATGCATTGCACCTCTACTTGTCAG GTGATAAATCGGAGGTCCTGGACATCGACTCCCCAGACTTCAAACGGTTTCCTGAGTTTGTGAAGGCAAAGAGATACGAGTGTGTGCTGAAGCCTGGAGATCTCCTTTTTATCCCTG CCCTGTGGTTCCATAACACCCTGGCGCTGCAGTTTGGTGTGGGTGTTAATGTGTTCTGGCGCCATCTACCTGCTGACAGCTACGACAAAAAGGACCCGTACGGTAATAAAGACCCCGTGGCAGCGACTCGGGCCCTTCAGGCGCTGGAGAGGGCTTTACACGCTCTGGATGAACTCCCAGCAGATTATCGGGACTTTTATGGACGCCGTATGATACAGCGCATCCAAAAGCGGACGTACTGTGACAATCTGTCGAGCACAACTACACAGGAGGACTCTGACACTACGTTACCCAGCAGTCAGTTCACCAAACCTGGATGA
- the maip1 gene encoding m-AAA protease-interacting protein 1, mitochondrial isoform X1, protein MALPMLRGCFRLPSTFSFTRLYINESIILNRFGKTRLPPSTVVRPYSSDRGGQKQKQKVVVVGIPNPFIWFRTRIYYFLIRAYFDKEFNIEEFTEGAKQAFSHVSRLLSQCQFEALEGLVAKDLIGKLEEKCNLLPSSYKKALSADPDEIMYTTPGDVGIYYDDNGRKFVSILMRFWYLTSTRLPNDNLEGTRVFQVSIGGEGEAESKRLLTANYEFQREFTKGVPPDWTITRIEHSKLLD, encoded by the exons atggcgCTGCCCATGTTAAGAGGTTGTTTCAGGTTGCCATCAACATTTAGCTTTACTCGTCTGTATATAAATGAAAGTATCATCCTGAACCGGTTCGGTAAAACGCGGCTACCTCCTTCAACCGTTGTCCGCCCGTACAGCTCCGACCGGGGcggacaaaaacagaaacagaaggtGGTGGTTGTCGGCATCCCGAATCCTTTCATCTGGTTTCGCACCCGAATATACTACTTTCTGATTAGGGCTTACTTTGATAAAGAGTTCAACATTGAAGAGTTCACGGAGGGCGCGAAGCAG GCCTTTTCCCATGTCTCCAGACTGTTGTCACAGTGTCAGTTTGAAGCTTTAGAAGGGCTCGTGGCTAAAGAC TTGATTGGAAAGCTCGAGGAAAAGTGCAACCTGCTGCCATCGAGCTACAAGAAAGCGCTCTCTGCAGATCCTGATGAGATCATGTACACCACACCTGGAGACGTGGGAATCTACTATGATGATAATG GGAGAAAGTTTGTCAGTATTCTGATGCGTTTCTGGTATCTGACAAGCACCCGTCTTCCTAACGACAACTTGGAGGGAACCCGTGTCTTTCAGGTGTCCAttggtggagagggagaagcaGAAAGTAAGAGACTGCTAACTGCAAATTATGA ATTCCAAAGGGAGTTTACTAAGGGAGTGCCCCCGGACTGGACCATTACAAGGATAGAGCACTCCAAGCTTTTGGATTAA
- the maip1 gene encoding m-AAA protease-interacting protein 1, mitochondrial isoform X2 has protein sequence MALPMLRGCFRLPSTFSFTRLYINESIILNRFGKTRLPPSTVVRPYSSDRGGQKQKQKVVVVGIPNPFIWFRTRIYYFLIRAYFDKEFNIEEFTEGAKQLIGKLEEKCNLLPSSYKKALSADPDEIMYTTPGDVGIYYDDNGRKFVSILMRFWYLTSTRLPNDNLEGTRVFQVSIGGEGEAESKRLLTANYEFQREFTKGVPPDWTITRIEHSKLLD, from the exons atggcgCTGCCCATGTTAAGAGGTTGTTTCAGGTTGCCATCAACATTTAGCTTTACTCGTCTGTATATAAATGAAAGTATCATCCTGAACCGGTTCGGTAAAACGCGGCTACCTCCTTCAACCGTTGTCCGCCCGTACAGCTCCGACCGGGGcggacaaaaacagaaacagaaggtGGTGGTTGTCGGCATCCCGAATCCTTTCATCTGGTTTCGCACCCGAATATACTACTTTCTGATTAGGGCTTACTTTGATAAAGAGTTCAACATTGAAGAGTTCACGGAGGGCGCGAAGCAG TTGATTGGAAAGCTCGAGGAAAAGTGCAACCTGCTGCCATCGAGCTACAAGAAAGCGCTCTCTGCAGATCCTGATGAGATCATGTACACCACACCTGGAGACGTGGGAATCTACTATGATGATAATG GGAGAAAGTTTGTCAGTATTCTGATGCGTTTCTGGTATCTGACAAGCACCCGTCTTCCTAACGACAACTTGGAGGGAACCCGTGTCTTTCAGGTGTCCAttggtggagagggagaagcaGAAAGTAAGAGACTGCTAACTGCAAATTATGA ATTCCAAAGGGAGTTTACTAAGGGAGTGCCCCCGGACTGGACCATTACAAGGATAGAGCACTCCAAGCTTTTGGATTAA